Proteins from a single region of Sphingomonas sp.:
- the leuC gene encoding 3-isopropylmalate dehydratase large subunit — translation MASRPLTLYEKIWADHVVERRDDGTCLIYIDRHLVHEVTSPQAFAGLRAEGRSVRRPDLTLAVPDHNLPTTARVDAAGNPLPIKDPESANQLATLRQNVAEFGVPYIDALDARQGIVHVIGPEQGFTLPGTTLVCGDSHTSAHGALGALAFGIGTSEVEHVLATQTLLLQQSRTMEIRVDGALGFGVSPKDVALAIIGKIGAAGGTGYVIEFTGDVIRAMSVEGRLTVSNMSIEGGARSGLIAPDETTFAYLKGRPMAPAGEAWDKAVAYWRTLPSDAGANYDKTVTLHASDIAPSLTWGTSPEDVVPITGSIPDPESFADPSKRVAAQKSLDYMGLSAGTRMQDIGIEHVFIGSCTNSRIEDLRAAAAVVNGRHVATSVRQALIVPGSGLVKRQAEEEGLDKVFISAGFEWREPGCSMCLAMNPDKVPSGERCASTSNRNFVGRQGPGARTHLLSPAMAAAAAVTGRLTDVRELMPADA, via the coding sequence ATGGCCAGCCGTCCCCTCACGCTCTACGAAAAGATCTGGGCCGATCACGTCGTCGAACGCCGCGATGACGGGACGTGCCTGATCTATATCGATCGCCACCTCGTTCATGAGGTCACCAGCCCGCAGGCCTTTGCCGGGCTGCGCGCCGAGGGCCGCAGTGTCCGCCGCCCCGATCTGACGCTGGCGGTGCCCGATCATAACCTGCCGACCACCGCGCGCGTCGATGCGGCGGGCAATCCGCTGCCGATCAAGGATCCCGAAAGCGCCAACCAGTTGGCGACGCTCCGCCAGAACGTCGCCGAATTCGGAGTGCCCTATATCGACGCGCTCGATGCCCGGCAGGGTATCGTCCACGTCATCGGCCCCGAACAGGGCTTCACGCTGCCCGGGACCACCCTGGTCTGCGGCGACAGCCACACCTCCGCACATGGCGCGCTGGGCGCGCTGGCGTTCGGCATCGGCACCTCCGAGGTCGAGCATGTCCTCGCCACCCAGACGCTGCTGCTCCAGCAATCCAGGACGATGGAGATCCGTGTCGATGGAGCGCTCGGCTTCGGCGTCAGCCCCAAGGACGTCGCCCTCGCCATCATCGGCAAGATCGGCGCCGCGGGCGGCACCGGCTATGTCATCGAGTTCACCGGCGACGTGATCCGCGCCATGTCGGTCGAGGGGCGGTTGACCGTATCGAACATGTCGATCGAGGGCGGTGCGCGTTCGGGGCTGATCGCGCCCGACGAGACGACCTTCGCCTATCTCAAGGGCCGGCCGATGGCGCCCGCCGGCGAGGCTTGGGACAAGGCGGTCGCCTATTGGCGCACGCTGCCCAGCGACGCGGGTGCGAACTACGACAAGACAGTCACCCTGCACGCCAGCGATATCGCGCCGTCGCTCACCTGGGGCACCAGCCCCGAGGACGTCGTGCCGATCACCGGCAGCATCCCCGATCCCGAGAGTTTCGCCGACCCGAGCAAGCGCGTCGCCGCGCAGAAGTCGCTCGATTATATGGGGCTCAGCGCGGGCACGCGGATGCAGGACATCGGCATCGAACACGTCTTTATCGGTAGTTGCACCAACAGCCGCATCGAAGACCTTCGCGCCGCCGCCGCGGTGGTCAACGGGCGCCATGTCGCGACCAGCGTTCGCCAGGCGCTAATCGTGCCGGGGTCCGGACTGGTCAAGCGCCAGGCCGAGGAGGAGGGGCTCGACAAGGTCTTTATTTCGGCCGGATTCGAGTGGCGTGAGCCTGGCTGTTCGATGTGTCTCGCAATGAACCCCGATAAAGTACCAAGCGGCGAACGTTGTGCTTCCACCTCGAATCGAAATTTCGTAGGAAGACAGGGTCCGGGTGCACGGACCCACCTGCTATCCCCCGCAATGGCGGCGGCTGCGGCGGTCACGGGGCGCCTTACCGATGTCAGGGAGCTGATGCCGGCGGATGCGTGA
- the leuD gene encoding 3-isopropylmalate dehydratase small subunit — protein MQPVKQVEGRAYPWGAKNIDTDIIIPAHWLKTTTREGLGKGAFETVRAVEGNVFDDPRYAGSPVLIAGDNFGCGSSREHAAWALADMGVKAVIAPSFSDIFSGNAFKNGIVPVVLPQEAVDRLVEVARTDEITVDLETMTVTTPFQDRFPFELDPFRRQCLLEGLDEIGLTLARDTAISKYESGAAEARPWVSVGAGNEGVAV, from the coding sequence ATGCAGCCTGTGAAGCAGGTCGAAGGGCGTGCCTATCCCTGGGGCGCCAAGAATATCGACACCGACATCATCATCCCCGCGCATTGGCTCAAGACCACCACGCGCGAGGGGCTGGGTAAGGGCGCGTTTGAGACCGTCCGCGCGGTGGAGGGCAATGTCTTCGACGATCCGCGCTACGCGGGCAGTCCGGTGCTGATCGCCGGCGATAATTTCGGCTGCGGTTCCAGCCGCGAGCATGCCGCCTGGGCGCTGGCGGACATGGGCGTGAAGGCGGTGATCGCGCCGAGCTTCAGCGACATCTTCTCGGGCAACGCCTTCAAGAACGGCATCGTCCCCGTCGTGCTGCCGCAGGAAGCGGTAGACCGGCTCGTCGAGGTCGCCAGGACCGACGAGATCACCGTCGATCTCGAGACGATGACCGTCACCACCCCGTTTCAGGACCGCTTCCCCTTCGAGCTCGATCCGTTCCGCCGCCAATGCCTGCTCGAAGGGCTGGACGAGATCGGCCTGACGCTGGCAAGGGATACCGCGATTTCGAAATACGAATCCGGTGCCGCCGAAGCGCGTCCCTGGGTCAGTGTGGGAGCGGGAAATGAAGGCGTTGCTGTCTAA
- a CDS encoding NADPH:quinone oxidoreductase family protein — protein MKALLSKAVGGPDTLSLDELPDPVAGQGQVVVAVKACAINFPDVLIIEDKYQFKPQRPFAPGGEIAGVIESVGEGVTGWAVGDRVIAVPGNGGLAEKMALSPAQLFRLPEGRSFEDGSALLLTYATTIHALLDRGKLREGQTLLVLGAAGGVGLAAIELGKAFGARVVAAVSSEEKAAAAKAAGADATLVYGRAPFDKDASKALAEQFKAAVGPKGADVIYDPVGGDYAEPALRAIAWEGRYLVVGFPAGIPKLPLNLTLLKSCDVCGVFWGAFAARDPQANQAHVDRLFRLWSEGKIAPRVTETFALADGGKAIAKLGARDVIGKVVVRVGA, from the coding sequence ATGAAGGCGTTGCTGTCTAAGGCCGTTGGCGGACCGGATACTCTAAGTCTCGACGAACTGCCCGATCCCGTCGCCGGTCAGGGCCAGGTCGTGGTCGCGGTAAAGGCCTGTGCGATCAATTTCCCCGATGTGCTGATCATCGAGGATAAATATCAGTTCAAGCCGCAACGCCCCTTCGCGCCGGGCGGCGAGATCGCCGGGGTGATCGAGAGCGTGGGCGAGGGCGTCACCGGCTGGGCGGTCGGTGATCGCGTCATCGCCGTCCCCGGCAATGGCGGGCTGGCCGAGAAGATGGCGCTCAGCCCGGCGCAACTGTTCCGCCTGCCCGAAGGCCGCAGCTTCGAGGACGGTTCGGCGCTGCTGCTGACCTATGCGACGACGATCCACGCGCTGCTCGACCGCGGCAAGCTCAGGGAAGGCCAGACCCTGCTCGTCCTCGGCGCCGCCGGCGGCGTCGGTCTCGCCGCGATCGAATTGGGCAAGGCATTCGGCGCGCGCGTGGTCGCGGCGGTATCGTCGGAAGAGAAGGCGGCAGCCGCCAAAGCCGCGGGTGCCGACGCAACCCTCGTCTATGGCCGCGCTCCGTTCGACAAGGACGCCAGCAAGGCGCTTGCCGAGCAGTTCAAGGCGGCGGTCGGCCCGAAGGGCGCCGATGTGATCTACGATCCGGTGGGGGGCGATTACGCCGAACCGGCGCTCCGCGCGATCGCCTGGGAGGGCCGCTACCTCGTCGTTGGCTTCCCCGCCGGCATTCCCAAACTGCCGCTCAACCTCACCCTGCTCAAGAGCTGCGACGTCTGCGGCGTGTTCTGGGGCGCCTTCGCCGCGCGCGATCCGCAGGCCAACCAGGCGCATGTCGATCGCCTGTTCCGGCTGTGGAGCGAAGGCAAGATCGCCCCCAGGGTCACCGAGACTTTCGCGCTCGCCGATGGCGGCAAGGCCATCGCCAAGCTCGGTGCGCGCGACGTGATCGGCAAGGTCGTCGTGCGAGTGGGTGCGTAA
- a CDS encoding glutathione S-transferase — MDTLYSFRRCPYAMRARMALLVRRKPFEIREIVLRDKPAEMLAASPKATVPVLVLTDGAVIEESIDIMRWALADHDPEDWLAGDDPALIALFDDRFKHHLDRYKYAERHNTNPAEHRAAGLAMLRTLEARLTAHANLCRDARGLTDIALFPFVRQFAAVDPSWFDAQSIPRVRRWLAGHIGSPLFEQAFARLKPWKKGDTPIHWPA; from the coding sequence CTGGACACGCTCTACAGCTTCCGCCGCTGCCCCTATGCGATGCGCGCGCGCATGGCGCTGCTGGTGCGCCGCAAGCCGTTCGAAATCCGCGAGATCGTGCTCCGCGACAAGCCGGCGGAGATGCTCGCCGCCTCGCCCAAGGCCACTGTGCCGGTGCTGGTACTGACGGACGGCGCGGTCATCGAAGAGAGCATCGACATCATGCGCTGGGCGCTGGCCGACCACGATCCCGAAGACTGGCTGGCAGGCGACGATCCGGCGCTGATCGCGCTGTTCGACGACCGCTTCAAACACCATCTCGACCGCTACAAATATGCCGAGCGCCACAATACCAACCCCGCCGAGCATCGCGCCGCTGGCCTCGCCATGCTGCGAACGCTCGAAGCGCGATTGACAGCACATGCCAATCTCTGCCGGGATGCGCGCGGGCTCACCGACATCGCGCTCTTCCCCTTTGTCCGCCAGTTCGCCGCGGTCGATCCGTCCTGGTTCGACGCCCAGTCCATCCCGCGCGTGCGCCGATGGCTGGCGGGGCATATCGGCTCGCCGCTGTTCGAACAGGCATTCGCGCGCCTGAAACCGTGGAAGAAAGGCGATACGCCCATTCACTGGCCCGCCTGA
- a CDS encoding DUF1476 domain-containing protein yields MTTFDDREKAFEAKYARDEDMAFRVTARRNRLVGQWAAAKMGLTPEETDAYAKAVVQADFEEAGDEDVIRKVLGDLLGAGVETDDATVRQALHDQTVEARRQLMEAK; encoded by the coding sequence ATGACCACGTTCGACGATCGCGAAAAGGCATTCGAGGCGAAGTACGCGCGCGACGAGGACATGGCTTTCCGCGTCACCGCTCGCCGCAACCGGCTGGTTGGGCAATGGGCGGCGGCCAAGATGGGTCTCACCCCCGAAGAGACCGACGCTTATGCCAAGGCGGTGGTTCAGGCCGATTTCGAGGAAGCCGGCGACGAGGACGTTATCCGCAAGGTCCTGGGCGATTTGCTCGGCGCCGGGGTCGAGACCGATGACGCCACGGTGCGCCAGGCGCTGCACGACCAGACCGTCGAGGCCCGCCGCCAGCTGATGGAAGCCAAATAA
- a CDS encoding BolA family transcriptional regulator — MPMAASEIEELIRAGIPDANVEITDLAGDGDHYAARVVAPMFRGMPRVRQHQAVYAALGDRMGGVLHALQLTTAAPVEE, encoded by the coding sequence ATGCCGATGGCCGCTTCCGAGATCGAGGAGCTGATCCGCGCTGGCATCCCCGATGCCAATGTCGAGATCACCGATCTTGCCGGTGATGGCGATCATTATGCGGCGCGCGTGGTGGCGCCGATGTTCCGGGGGATGCCGCGCGTGCGGCAGCACCAGGCGGTTTATGCGGCGCTGGGCGACCGGATGGGCGGAGTGCTCCACGCGCTCCAGCTCACCACCGCAGCGCCAGTCGAGGAGTGA
- the grxD gene encoding Grx4 family monothiol glutaredoxin — MSDDVQDRLKALVESNEVVLFMKGSPLFPQCGFSSRAVAILNHLETEFESVDVLQDQGIRQGIKEFSDWPTIPQLYVKGEFVGGSDIMMEMYESGELAELVGK; from the coding sequence GTGAGCGACGATGTACAGGACCGCCTGAAGGCTTTGGTCGAAAGCAATGAAGTCGTGCTGTTCATGAAGGGCAGCCCGCTGTTCCCGCAATGCGGTTTCTCCAGCCGCGCGGTGGCGATCCTCAATCATCTTGAGACCGAGTTCGAAAGCGTGGACGTGCTGCAGGATCAAGGCATCCGCCAGGGGATCAAGGAATTCTCCGATTGGCCGACGATCCCGCAGCTCTACGTGAAGGGCGAATTCGTCGGCGGATCGGACATCATGATGGAGATGTACGAAAGCGGCGAACTGGCCGAGCTGGTAGGGAAGTAA
- a CDS encoding BlaI/MecI/CopY family transcriptional regulator codes for MTERISDAEHAVMEVLWEKSPLTAQEVVERVPAERGWSANTVKTLLGRLLAKSIIAHEEEGRRYLYRPLVARADYVAGESRKLMDRLFGGKLTPLVAHLAERDQITDQDIAEIEALLKDLKS; via the coding sequence ATGACCGAACGTATCAGCGACGCCGAGCATGCCGTGATGGAAGTGCTGTGGGAGAAGTCGCCGCTCACCGCCCAGGAAGTCGTCGAGCGCGTGCCCGCCGAGCGCGGCTGGAGCGCCAACACCGTCAAGACGCTGCTCGGCCGCCTGCTCGCCAAGTCGATCATCGCGCATGAGGAAGAGGGGCGGCGCTATCTGTATCGCCCGCTCGTCGCCCGCGCCGATTATGTCGCGGGTGAATCGCGCAAGCTGATGGATCGGCTGTTCGGCGGCAAGCTCACCCCGCTGGTGGCGCACCTCGCCGAGCGCGACCAGATCACCGATCAGGATATCGCCGAGATCGAGGCGCTGCTCAAGGATCTCAAATCGTGA
- a CDS encoding M56 family metallopeptidase has protein sequence MSAGLSGWAIETIVATTLLMLLVLAVRAPVRKAFGPYMAYALWLLPVLRMLMPPLPASWTEQAAAPVAAASDVIAYYVVEPIASISDTPVTAATASSINWLLIAGIAWAAGALLFLGYHLISHTRYCRNLLRAARVDRTVAEGRVRVIETDAAHGPLAFGVFRKYVAFPRDFSERYDEQERDLALAHELGHHVRGDLIANWVALIVLAIHWFNPVAWRAFRAFRADQEMACDALVLAGRAQALRHAYGRAIVKSAHGGAVSAACHLHTINEVKGRLRMLSKTGKLSPTRLACGLVGVSALSLAALGLTASGTQAAETIKNEVEAVTGVTLGQDVPAPPAPAAAPRAPAAPEAPGAPEAGNRHVERHVYRFSDDDKDGKGGKRVKKIVMVHADGTRTETEMPDIDKIMADMPQIRDGKCGGGGEPTVEHRIDGGKKVMIICTDRIERVTADATRLAMRGKRFGMQGALMSLRHARRRVEMDGELNGDERAKALKGIDEAIRELEKNSDKD, from the coding sequence GTGAGCGCCGGGCTCTCCGGCTGGGCGATCGAGACGATCGTCGCGACCACGCTGCTGATGCTGCTGGTGCTTGCCGTCCGCGCGCCAGTCCGCAAGGCGTTCGGGCCGTATATGGCCTATGCGCTGTGGCTGCTGCCGGTGCTGCGCATGCTCATGCCGCCGCTGCCGGCGAGTTGGACCGAGCAGGCGGCGGCGCCGGTCGCCGCGGCCAGCGACGTCATCGCCTATTATGTTGTCGAGCCGATCGCCAGCATCTCGGACACCCCGGTCACCGCTGCCACGGCAAGCTCGATCAACTGGCTGCTGATCGCCGGCATCGCCTGGGCTGCGGGGGCACTGCTGTTCCTGGGCTATCATCTGATCTCGCACACCCGTTATTGCCGGAATCTGCTCCGCGCCGCGCGGGTCGATCGCACTGTGGCCGAGGGTAGGGTGCGGGTGATCGAGACCGATGCAGCGCACGGTCCGCTCGCCTTCGGCGTGTTCCGCAAATATGTCGCCTTCCCGCGCGATTTCTCGGAGCGCTATGACGAGCAGGAGCGCGATCTGGCGCTGGCACATGAGCTTGGCCACCATGTTCGCGGGGATCTGATCGCCAACTGGGTCGCGCTCATCGTCCTCGCCATCCACTGGTTCAACCCGGTTGCCTGGAGGGCCTTTCGCGCCTTCCGCGCCGATCAGGAAATGGCCTGCGACGCCCTGGTGCTCGCCGGCCGCGCCCAGGCGCTGCGCCATGCCTATGGCCGCGCGATCGTCAAGTCCGCGCATGGCGGTGCGGTCTCGGCGGCATGTCACTTGCACACGATAAATGAAGTCAAAGGGAGGTTACGCATGCTTTCGAAGACCGGAAAACTATCTCCCACGCGCCTTGCTTGCGGGTTGGTTGGTGTCAGCGCCCTGAGCCTGGCCGCGCTGGGGCTCACCGCCTCCGGCACCCAGGCCGCCGAGACGATCAAGAACGAGGTCGAGGCCGTCACCGGCGTCACGCTCGGCCAGGATGTGCCCGCGCCGCCGGCGCCCGCCGCCGCGCCGCGCGCACCGGCCGCTCCGGAAGCCCCCGGGGCGCCCGAAGCTGGCAACCGCCATGTCGAGCGCCACGTCTATCGCTTCAGCGACGACGACAAGGACGGCAAGGGCGGCAAGCGCGTCAAGAAGATCGTGATGGTCCATGCCGACGGCACCCGCACCGAAACCGAAATGCCCGATATCGACAAGATCATGGCCGATATGCCCCAGATCCGCGACGGCAAGTGCGGCGGTGGTGGCGAGCCGACCGTCGAGCACCGCATCGATGGCGGCAAGAAGGTGATGATCATCTGCACCGATCGCATTGAGCGCGTCACCGCCGATGCCACCCGTTTGGCGATGCGCGGCAAGCGCTTCGGCATGCAGGGCGCGCTGATGAGCCTGCGTCACGCCCGCCGCAGAGTCGAGATGGACGGCGAGCTCAACGGCGACGAGCGCGCCAAGGCACTCAAGGGCATCGACGAGGCGATCCGCGAGCTCGAGAAGAACAGCGACAAGGACTAG
- a CDS encoding AI-2E family transporter, which translates to MTTGAPHSKAPATADAALRTRQIWFTLVVAALALWMVLPFATPIAWAVVIAIAEWPLFRRGIRRFPGHPLLVALGLTLATALLVILPLSIAAVTLAQESQVALAWFQQVQQNGLPEPGWLHDLPLVGERVAAWWREHLVHGPQASALLAAVSATSVLAWTRSIGAEVAKDSALFVETLLVLAALLARGEHIAVQAEIVARRMFGDFGSAFLHRITGAVRATVNGTILVSVIEGGLIGVAYAVAGVPQPLLFATFTIALALIPFGAWLAFGLASLILIGGGHVLAGTLLFAFGAAVMTIGDHVVQPSVIGSAVKLPFLLALLGAFGGLAELGLVGLFVGPVVMAAALLVWRQWMAGDAETLQAPPPAAI; encoded by the coding sequence ATGACGACTGGCGCGCCTCACAGCAAAGCTCCCGCAACCGCTGACGCGGCGCTGCGCACCCGGCAAATCTGGTTCACGCTGGTCGTCGCCGCGCTGGCACTGTGGATGGTGCTGCCCTTCGCCACGCCGATCGCCTGGGCGGTGGTGATCGCGATTGCAGAATGGCCGCTGTTCCGCCGCGGCATCCGCCGCTTCCCCGGCCATCCGCTGCTCGTGGCGCTGGGGCTTACCCTCGCGACTGCCTTGCTCGTCATCCTGCCGCTGTCGATCGCGGCGGTAACGCTGGCGCAGGAAAGCCAGGTGGCGCTGGCCTGGTTCCAGCAGGTCCAGCAGAACGGCCTTCCCGAACCGGGCTGGCTGCACGATCTGCCCTTGGTCGGCGAGCGTGTCGCGGCGTGGTGGCGCGAGCACCTCGTCCACGGCCCGCAAGCCAGCGCGCTGCTCGCCGCGGTCAGCGCGACATCGGTGCTCGCCTGGACCCGCTCGATCGGTGCCGAAGTCGCCAAGGACTCGGCGCTGTTCGTCGAGACGCTGCTGGTGCTGGCGGCATTGCTCGCCCGCGGCGAGCATATCGCCGTGCAGGCGGAGATCGTGGCGCGGCGCATGTTCGGCGATTTCGGCAGCGCGTTCCTCCATCGCATCACCGGCGCCGTGCGCGCAACGGTCAACGGCACGATCCTCGTTTCGGTGATCGAGGGCGGTTTGATCGGTGTCGCCTATGCCGTGGCCGGAGTGCCCCAGCCCCTGTTGTTCGCGACCTTCACCATCGCCCTCGCGCTGATCCCGTTCGGCGCGTGGCTGGCGTTCGGGCTGGCGAGCCTGATCCTGATCGGTGGCGGCCATGTCCTCGCGGGCACCCTTTTGTTCGCGTTCGGCGCGGCGGTCATGACCATCGGCGACCATGTCGTGCAGCCTTCGGTGATCGGTTCGGCGGTGAAGCTGCCGTTCCTGCTGGCGCTGCTCGGTGCCTTTGGCGGCCTTGCCGAGCTGGGTCTGGTCGGCCTGTTCGTCGGCCCCGTAGTGATGGCGGCGGCGCTGCTGGTGTGGCGGCAATGGATGGCAGGCGATGCCGAAACCTTGCAGGCGCCCCCGCCAGCGGCCATCTGA
- a CDS encoding MBL fold metallo-hydrolase — protein MNDFPTGVAMAIDPLVTRVLAPNPSPFTYTGTQTYLVGTTELAVIDPGPNEPQHLAALTAAIAGRRVIAILCTHTHRDHSPAAAPLKALTGAPIVGCAPLSLADAGPRADAAFDTTYIPDRVLTDGESVTGPGWTLIAVATPGHTSNHLCFALPESGALFTGDHVMGWSTTVVSPPDGDMAEFMVSLDKLMHRQDRIYFPAHGEPIERPHRFVRGLIGHRKQREGQILRLLKAEVHAVPDMVARMYAGLDPRLFGAAGRSVLAHLIDLRERGVVVGGDDEWRIAA, from the coding sequence ATGAACGATTTCCCCACCGGCGTTGCGATGGCGATCGATCCGCTGGTCACGCGGGTGCTGGCGCCCAATCCCTCGCCCTTCACCTATACCGGCACCCAGACCTATCTGGTCGGCACCACCGAACTGGCGGTGATCGATCCCGGCCCCAACGAGCCCCAACATCTCGCCGCGCTGACCGCCGCGATCGCCGGCCGCAGGGTGATCGCGATCCTCTGCACGCACACCCACCGCGACCACAGCCCCGCCGCCGCGCCGCTCAAGGCGCTGACCGGCGCCCCGATCGTCGGCTGCGCGCCTCTGTCGCTGGCCGATGCCGGTCCCCGCGCCGATGCCGCGTTCGATACGACCTACATCCCGGATCGCGTGTTGACCGATGGCGAAAGCGTCACCGGCCCTGGCTGGACCCTCATTGCAGTCGCCACCCCTGGCCACACCTCGAACCACCTCTGCTTCGCGCTCCCAGAAAGCGGCGCCTTGTTCACCGGCGATCATGTCATGGGCTGGTCCACCACCGTGGTTTCACCCCCCGATGGCGACATGGCGGAATTCATGGTGAGCCTCGACAAGCTCATGCACCGTCAGGATCGGATCTACTTCCCCGCGCATGGCGAGCCGATCGAGAGACCGCACCGCTTCGTCCGCGGACTCATCGGTCACCGCAAGCAGCGCGAGGGGCAGATATTGCGGCTGCTCAAGGCCGAGGTGCACGCGGTTCCCGATATGGTCGCGCGCATGTATGCTGGCCTCGATCCGCGGCTGTTCGGGGCCGCGGGCCGCTCGGTGCTCGCGCATCTGATCGATTTGCGCGAGCGGGGTGTTGTCGTGGGAGGCGATGACGAATGGAGGATCGCGGCTTGA
- a CDS encoding DUF4230 domain-containing protein, translating into MSKGCMGLVGTLLALILVIGGGFWFLGDQLKRQFAAPSPVTVAQASLQGLREQNRLSTFAARYVAVVTSTQSRLGLEAKKTMIMPGNVRYEVDLSKLQQRNLSWDAANNKLTITLPPIEVVGPEVDINNIREYGAGGLLMSLTNAEDALDEANRKAAQVELVRQAREETPMRLARDATRRAVERSFSMPLRAIGVNANVEVLFPDETNAPSEQWDVSRSVSDVLANRN; encoded by the coding sequence TTGAGCAAGGGATGCATGGGGCTGGTCGGCACGCTGCTGGCGCTGATCCTCGTCATCGGCGGCGGTTTCTGGTTCCTCGGCGACCAGCTCAAGCGCCAGTTCGCCGCGCCCAGCCCGGTGACCGTCGCCCAGGCCAGCCTCCAGGGGCTGCGCGAGCAGAACCGTCTCTCGACCTTCGCCGCGCGCTATGTCGCCGTGGTCACTTCGACCCAGAGCCGCCTGGGGCTCGAGGCCAAGAAGACGATGATCATGCCCGGCAATGTCCGCTACGAGGTCGATCTCTCCAAGCTCCAGCAGCGCAACCTCAGCTGGGACGCCGCCAACAACAAGCTGACCATCACCTTGCCGCCGATCGAGGTCGTCGGACCCGAGGTCGATATCAACAATATCCGCGAATATGGCGCCGGTGGCTTGTTGATGTCGCTCACCAATGCCGAAGACGCACTCGACGAGGCCAATCGCAAGGCGGCGCAGGTGGAACTGGTCCGCCAGGCACGCGAGGAAACGCCGATGCGCCTCGCTCGCGACGCCACCCGCCGCGCAGTCGAACGCAGCTTTTCGATGCCGCTCCGCGCGATCGGCGTGAACGCGAACGTCGAGGTGCTCTTCCCCGACGAGACCAACGCACCTAGCGAGCAATGGGATGTATCGCGCAGCGTGAGCGACGTGCTCGCCAACCGGAATTGA
- the nadA gene encoding quinolinate synthase NadA encodes MDGRLGMGGSLAGLDLRAEIDRLRKERNAVILAHYYQKPELQDLADFVGDSLDLSRKAAETDADVIAFCGVRFMAETAKILSPDKIVVLPDMNAGCSLEDSCPPDQFAAFRAKHPDHIALTYINCSTEVKALSDIIVTSSSAEKILQQIPADQKIIFGPDRNLGGYLTRTLGREMLLWPGVCIVHEAFSETELLKLRAQHPGAPIAAHPECPPHILDHADYVGSTRGILDFAKSFPGQTLIVATEPHIIHQMEKALPEKQFIGAPGADGNCNCNICPYMALNNMEKLYLALRDLTPRIEIEEGLRLQAKKSLDRMLEMASATVGQGDLGPVPAVGGPPTKGD; translated from the coding sequence ATGGACGGACGTTTGGGAATGGGCGGAAGCCTCGCCGGGCTGGACTTGCGCGCCGAGATCGATCGGCTGCGCAAGGAGCGCAACGCCGTCATCCTCGCGCATTATTACCAGAAGCCCGAGCTCCAGGATTTGGCGGATTTCGTCGGCGACAGCCTCGATCTCAGCCGCAAGGCCGCCGAGACCGATGCCGATGTCATCGCATTCTGCGGCGTGCGCTTCATGGCCGAGACCGCGAAGATCCTCTCGCCCGACAAGATCGTCGTGCTGCCCGACATGAATGCCGGCTGCAGCCTCGAGGATAGCTGCCCGCCCGATCAGTTCGCCGCCTTCCGCGCCAAGCATCCCGATCACATCGCGCTCACCTACATCAACTGCTCGACCGAAGTGAAAGCGCTCTCCGACATCATCGTCACCAGCTCCTCTGCCGAAAAGATTCTCCAGCAGATCCCGGCCGATCAGAAGATCATCTTCGGCCCCGACCGCAACCTCGGCGGCTATCTCACCCGCACGCTGGGCCGCGAAATGCTGTTGTGGCCGGGCGTGTGCATCGTCCACGAAGCGTTCAGCGAAACCGAGCTGCTCAAGCTCCGCGCCCAGCACCCCGGCGCGCCGATCGCCGCGCACCCCGAATGTCCGCCGCACATCCTCGACCATGCCGATTATGTCGGCTCGACCCGCGGCATCCTCGATTTCGCCAAGAGCTTCCCAGGCCAGACGCTGATCGTCGCCACCGAGCCGCACATCATCCACCAGATGGAAAAGGCGCTGCCGGAGAAGCAATTCATCGGCGCCCCCGGCGCGGACGGCAACTGCAACTGCAACATCTGCCCCTACATGGCGCTCAACAACATGGAGAAGCTGTATCTCGCCCTGCGCGACCTGACCCCGCGCATCGAGATCGAAGAAGGTCTGCGGCTGCAGGCGAAGAAGTCGCTCGATCGCATGCTGGAAATGGCCAGCGCGACGGTCGGGCAGGGCGATTTGGGACCGGTGCCGGCAGTGGGCGGGCCGCCGACCAAGGGGGATTAG